From the genome of Carassius gibelio isolate Cgi1373 ecotype wild population from Czech Republic chromosome A16, carGib1.2-hapl.c, whole genome shotgun sequence, one region includes:
- the LOC128030795 gene encoding histone-lysine N-methyltransferase ASH1L-like isoform X3, with protein MDKKKQKTTEDRKKMRKPKEAEPEASSKSVTSDVKQQQTSLGELTDTRSDQSDGNLRMKIAVGAKRTKKPPKSLENFICRPTIRISQRLAHGDGHSSCGGEVSSPDIRVGKQSHREIQKKDRNDCISPKASTRQSVPLPTSSKKADSKSVITASKKAPSKHMRKTDSKSLLTSDGPSYAVQPQTDSKVPLSDKITSSTLLKQTYSPPAAPSPPSSLPQNSSLQDSAQVLNAQKEKGENLPTGEAMISSLTSHGSNDTSSSIENDSESTSYPISCSENLGKRSPCPPKKSRIKESNVDKVLNAADGEEDGDPSCYKNTSNTNSRSKENGLLHQQSPSVKTPLLLTASDKSAESATPENSTCMPELLESRGSNKYNESEVIVDSREMEPSQAVAVQPKDGSRVGQIIDKNKKRARLSSNQDEDVQCSSQPPGCADSQFNSCVPSDEPPLHPKQNLMSQKKQKAVQVTKMENPDEKMDLAACKKIPQKSNLKRIPSIKSSKVLSLQSRQAGQLPKSNKLQNVSPRSETFSSEPPPKKRGRPKMTKLGEIPQESKSQKSSTKFPILEDADIPDPENGLNLPKPTPKTLGHPKCLSFVQKKRCKSLDSASGKKRAAGKLKPSLSKARDAQISRKRNRLIMKTIITNINKMRVKKKDKVLTEFLSGQSQSYNSDVVQKDNEGDADCSVSDETHTLSSLVTSFGGKFGPQINISKRGTVYIGKRRGRKPKTQRETSGQDSEQVLGQKSQQVLAESSDQLNSWSTSDDHSHSFDGQSGLCSSPFKNLVSPLPTMSPSFRRKVHLGSHEYNQRSAPKVTSTQRVKAVHEEKSKLPSSSQSSPCPSTTSQLGSVRTDDHRTTHFGQSGLMEQERLKYKCHRKGHNCFSHDKIRRHKHKCKKKYLQLRAKRQDPAFLAEIEELVVRLSEIRIVHHISSRGCGDEANSGRKSGKGKAHPHVLQCLPQNLHHPAMFQINFSGYYSPQSDFSRDSLHYVGLADFKRNNGCPSQPSEHIVTHCPVVHKLGFPLSGGGCYHSPYKMPLSTTSFGFGLYRGYPPSATIYPSSPFLPSYVHPYSKNPILSPSKFHKRKHKFLRSDSLLCGGKPQGNYTNVTSHSPDWFSRNSWQREDIREQARDKRFVDDRLRERDGKEGLLGQSKPRKDHFRRGPASNPPCSSSTPSKQADKHKTSPLSYIGLAHMRPVSKVRWAEHQQPWRWRESTQVEPRNRVLNQEAGSGYQEDDDEGDEDLPSPPLADRAIHHHSFLRNPNLASSAYGHMTAQKSVGEVQSASRNLMRPGGSLMKDCSAGGIRTSESFQPGGSLFSEHYPHASPSLNEGQERGGKEKRPNISRTHFQTNDIRPFSSCSATKVSFSNLNKTKNTTPNRSKLKHVKKPLKKKNPKGQEVTGSEVKRRGRGRPRKNPVPCFSPPLPATPVHHETTECPAKRKKGDDYTELNATESMAQHEKRKRKKRRDESRSNDGQVDEGKDSALSQKPSQSHIDISSPSQEPSVSVNSQSEKRSDVATEKKYEWAGLYSDVYKSENLSSLSSPLHTDCLDYDPEEHEHGLLPAPIHVGKYLRLKRIDFQLPYDIYRLCAQEKRPKKSRQTPRKTAPSNGSVDVMSRTQTEDGSCKHQKLGVTHDCVSDSLNSTRQNNTEEVGNEMSETDIDSNLPDQPDPPKQQEKGSDAENIPSPLLMMPLSCEERSFVLDHGVFLVRNYEKMRDRQALLLREEVTEREEENKEDRGSSQEGDQRGDLEDTITKSGPATSA; from the exons ATGGATAAGAAAAAGCAAAAGACAACAGAGGACAGGAAGAAGATGAGAAAACCCAAAGAGGCTGAACCAGAAGCATCCTCAAAGAGTGTTACCAGTGACGTTAAGCAGCAGCAGACTAGTCTGGGGGAGTTAACAGATACAAGGTCCGACCAGTCAGATGGAAATTTAAGAATGAAAATAGCGGTTGGAGCGAAACGGACAAAGAAGCCCCCAAAGAGCCTTGAGAACTTCATATGCAGGCCCACAATCAGAATCTCTCAGAGGCTTGCACATGGAGATGGACATAGTTCATGTGGAGGTGAAGTCTCCAGTCCTGATATCAGAGTGGGCAAGCAGTCTCATCGTGAGATTCAGAAAAAAGATAGGAACGATTGCATTTCTCCAAAAGCATCTACAAGGCAGAGTGTCCCACTTCCCACATCATCCAAAAAAGCTGACTCTAAATCAGTCATTACAGCTTCTAAAAAG GCTCCATCAAAACACATGAGGAAGACTGACTCAAAGTCATTATTGACATCAGATGGACCTTCGTATGCAGTTCAGCCACAGACAGATAGCAAAGTACCACTTTCAGATAAGATAACCTCCTCTACATTGCTGAAGCAGACATATTCACCTCCAGCTGCCCCTTCTCCGCCTTCCTCTTTACCACAGAACTCCAGTCTACAAGACAGCGCCCAAGTTTTAAATGCTCAAAAAGAGAAGGGTGAAAATCTCCCAACTGGAGAAGCAATGATCTCCTCCCTCACTTCACATGGTTCAAATGATACTTCTTCCAGTATTGAAAATGACAGTGAAAGCACGTCATATCCAATATCATGTAGTGAGAATTTAGGAAAGCGAAGTCCCTGCCCTCCAAAAAAGAGTAGAATCAAGGAAAGTAATGTTGACAAGGTTTTAAATGCAGCAGATGGAGAAGAAGATGGAGACCCTTCATGTTACAAAAACACGAGTAACACCAACAGTAGGAGTAAGGAAAATGGTTTATTGCATCAGCAAAGTCCCTCTGTCAAGACACCATTGCTCCTTACTGCTTCAGATAAATCTGCTGAATCAGCAACTCCTGAGAACAGCACTTGTATGCCAGAGTTACTGGAGAGCAGAGGAAGTAATAAGTATAATGAAAGTGAAGTCATAGTTGACTCCAGAGAGATGGAACCTTCCCAAGCTGTCGCTGTCCAGCCAAAAGATGGCAGCAGGGTGGGGCAAATCATTGACAAGAATAAGAAAAGAGCCAGGCTTAGTTCAAACCAAGACGAAGATGTGCAGTGTTCCTCTCAACCCCCTGGGTGTGCAGATTCTCAGTTTAACAGTTGCGTTCCAAGTGATGAGCCACCTTTACATCCAAAACAAAACCTCATGTCACAGAAGAAACAAAAAGCTGTTCAAGTGACAAAGATGGAAAATCCAGACGAGAAAATGGATCTGGCTGCCTGTAAAAAGATACCACAAAAATCAAACCTTAAAAGAATTCCTTCCATTAAGTCATCAAAGGTGTTGTCATTGCAATCAAGACAAGCTGGACAACTTCCTAAATCTAATAAACTACAAAATGTATCACCTAGATCAGAAACCTTTTCCTCTGAGCCCCCTCCCAAGAAAAGGGGCCGTCCAAAGATGACCAAGTTGGGGGAGATTCCTCAGGAAAGTAAGTCTCAAAAGTCCTCTACTAAATTCCCCATACTTGAAGATGCAGATATCCCTGATCCAGAGAATGGCCTGAATCTTCCAAAGCCAACCCCCAAAACACTAGGTCATCCCAAATGTCTCTCTTTTGTCCAAAAAAAGAGATGTAAATCACTCGACTCAGCATCTGGGAAGAAGCGTGCTGCAGGAAAACTCAAACCCTCTTTGTCTAAAGCTAGAGATGCTCAAATCAGCCGCAAACGAAATAGGCTGATAATGAAGACTATTATCACAAATATCAATAAGATGAGAGTGAAGAAGAAGGATAAAGTACTCACAGAGTTTCTTTCAGGGCAAAGCCAAAGTTACAATTCTGATGTTGTTCAGAAAGACAATGAAGGTGATGCAGATTGCTCGGTTTCAGATGAAACGCACACTTTATCCTCACTTGTTACCTCTTTTGGGGGAAAATTTGGTCCACAAATAAATATCAGCAAACGTGGTACTGTCTACATAGGAAAAAGGAGAGGTCGTAAACCTAAAACTCAAAGAGAAACTTCTGGCCAAGACTCTGAACAAGTTCTAGGTCAAAAGTCTCAGCAAGTCTTGGCAGAATCTTCTGATCAGTTGAACTCTTGGTCCACCTCTGATGATCATAGCCATTCATTTGATGGCCAGTCTGGTTTGTGCAGCTCTCCTTTTAAGAATCTTGTGTCCCCTTTACCCACTATGTCCCCCTCTTTTCGAAGAAAGGTTCATCTTGGCAGCCATGAATATAATCAACGTTCTGCTCCAAAGGTAACCAGTACCCAAAGGGTAAAAGCAGTGCACGAAGAGAAATCAAAACTTCCTTCCTCCTCGCAGTCTTCACCATGCCCTTCAACCACATCCCAGTTAGGCTCTGTAAGGACTGATGACCACAGAACTACACACTTTGGACAATCAGGATTAATGGAGCAAGAAAGACTCAAATACAAGTGCCATAGAAAAGGTCATAATTGCTTTAGCCATGATAAGATTAGGAGACATAAACACAAATGTAAGAAAAAGTATCTTCAACTCAGGGCCAAAAGGCAAGACCCGGCCTTTCTGGCAGAGATTGAGGAATTAGTGGTCAGACTTAGTGAGATTCGTATTGTGCATCATATCTCATCACGAGGGTGTGGGGATGAAGCAAATTCTGGAAGGAAGAGTGGGAAAGGAAAAGCTCATCCTCACGTTCTTCAGTGTCTACCACAAAACCTTCATCATCCAGCTATGTTTCAAATCAACTTCAGTGGTTACTACTCACCTCAGTCAGACTTTTCTCGTGACTCTCTGCATTATGTTGGACTGGCAGATTTTAAGAGGAACAATGGGTGTCCCTCACAACCAAGTGAACATATTGTCACACATTGCCCAGTAGTGCACAAACTTGGCTTCCCACTGTCGGGAGGTGGTTGTTACCACTCGCCATACAAAATGCCACTTTCTACCACTTCATTTGGTTTTGGACTTTATAGAGGATACCCTCCATCTGCAACTATATACCCTTCGTCACCCTTTTTACCTTCTTATGTGCACCCCTACTCGAAAAATCCCATTTTAAGCCCATCAAAGTTCCATAAAAGGAAGCACAAGTTTCTGAGAAGTGACTCTCTACTTTGTGGCGGAAAGCCACAGGGGAACTACACTAATGTAACATCTCATTCCCCTGACTGGTTCAGTAGAAATAGTTGGCAACGAGAAGACATCAGAGAGCAGGCTAGAGATAAAAGGTTTGTGGATGATAGACTTAGAGAAAGAGATGGAAAAGAGGGTTTACTAGGACAAAGTAAGCCCAGAAAAGACCATTTCAGAAGGGGTCCGGCCTCAAATCCCCCCTGCTCTTCCTCAACACCCTCAAAACAAGCAGACAAACATAAAACCTCACCACTTTCATATATAGGACTTGCACATATGAGACCGGTATCAAAAGTAAGGTGGGCAGAGCATCAGCAACCATGGAGGTGGAGAGAGAGCACACAGGTAGAGCCGAGGAACAGGGTTTTAAACCAAGAAGCTGGTTCAGGGTACCAGGAGGACGATGATGAAGGGGATGAAGACCTGCCATCACCTCCCCTAGCAGACAGAGCCATCCACCATCACAGTTTCCTGAGGAACCCCAACCTTGCTAGTAGTGCGTACGGTCACATGACAGCTCAAAAAAGTGTTGGTGAAGTTCAGTCTGCTTCAAGGAACTTAATGAGACCTGGAGGCTCCTTGATGAAGGATTGCTCAGCTGGAGGCATAAGAACATCAG agagTTTCCAGCCTGGTGGTTCACTCTTCTCTGAGCACTATCCGCATGCCAGTCCCTCTCTCAATGAAGGACAagagagaggaggaaaagagAAAAGACCCAACATCAGCAGAACACACTTTCAGACCAACGATATCAGGCCTTTTTCCTCTTGTTCTGCCACCAAAGTCAgtttttctaatttaaataaaaccaaaaatacaaCGCCAAACAGGAGTAAACTGAAACATGTCAAAAAGCCTCTCAAGAAAAAGAATCCCAAAGGTCAAGAGGTCACAGGAAGTGAGGTGAAGAGGAGAGGACGAGGTCGACCAAGGAAAAACCCTGTACCGTGCTTTTCTCCACCTTTACCTGCCACACCTGTACATCATGAAACCACAGAGTGTCCTGCGAAACGCAAAAAAGGAGATGACTATACAGAACTCAATGCGACTGAGTCCATGGCTCAACAtgagaaaaggaaaagaaagaaaagaagagatgAATCAAGGAGCAATGATGGGCAGGTAGATGAAGGAAAAGACTCCGCTCTGAGCCAAAAGCCCTCACAATCGCACATCGACATATCCTCACCTTCCCAGGAGCCATCAGTGTCtgtaaacagccaatcagagaagAGGTCTGACGTGGCAACTGAAAAGAAATATGAGTGGGCGGGACTTTACTCGGATGTGTATAAAAGCGAGAA CCTCTCGAGTCTGTCCTCTCCACTACACACAGACTGCCTTGACTATGATCCTGAAGAACATGAGCATGGTCTACTTCCTGCACCAATACACGTAG gaaaGTATCTGAGGCTGAAACGGATCGACTTTCAGTTGCCCTATGACATATATCGACTCTGTGCTCAGGAAAAG CGTCCTAAAAAGTCACGACAGACCCCTCGCAAGACGGCCCCATCCA ATGGATCTGTTGATGTAATGTCTCGCACTCAGACCGAAGACGGTTCCTGTAAACATCAGAAGCTCGGTGTGACTCACGACTGTGTTTCTGACAGCCTTAAtag CACTAGACAGAACAACACAGAAGAGGTTGGAAATGAAATGAGTGAAACAGACATTGATAGTAATCTTCCCGATCAACCTGACCCTCCCAAACAGCAG GAGAAAGgcagtgatgctgaaaatatccCCTCCCCTCTCCTGATGATGCCCTTGTCTTGTGAGGAGAG GAGCTTCGTCTTAGACCATGGCGTTTTTCTGGTGAGAAACTATGAGAAAATGCGAGACAGACAGGCATTGCTCCTGAGGGAGGAGGTGACAGAGCGAGAGGAAGAAAACAAAGAAGATAGAGGGAGCAGCCAGGAGGGGGATCAGAGAGGGGATCTTGAAGACACCATCACTAAGTCAGGTCCAGCA
- the LOC128030795 gene encoding histone-lysine N-methyltransferase ASH1L-like isoform X1: protein MDKKKQKTTEDRKKMRKPKEAEPEASSKSVTSDVKQQQTSLGELTDTRSDQSDGNLRMKIAVGAKRTKKPPKSLENFICRPTIRISQRLAHGDGHSSCGGEVSSPDIRVGKQSHREIQKKDRNDCISPKASTRQSVPLPTSSKKADSKSVITASKKAPSKHMRKTDSKSLLTSDGPSYAVQPQTDSKVPLSDKITSSTLLKQTYSPPAAPSPPSSLPQNSSLQDSAQVLNAQKEKGENLPTGEAMISSLTSHGSNDTSSSIENDSESTSYPISCSENLGKRSPCPPKKSRIKESNVDKVLNAADGEEDGDPSCYKNTSNTNSRSKENGLLHQQSPSVKTPLLLTASDKSAESATPENSTCMPELLESRGSNKYNESEVIVDSREMEPSQAVAVQPKDGSRVGQIIDKNKKRARLSSNQDEDVQCSSQPPGCADSQFNSCVPSDEPPLHPKQNLMSQKKQKAVQVTKMENPDEKMDLAACKKIPQKSNLKRIPSIKSSKVLSLQSRQAGQLPKSNKLQNVSPRSETFSSEPPPKKRGRPKMTKLGEIPQESKSQKSSTKFPILEDADIPDPENGLNLPKPTPKTLGHPKCLSFVQKKRCKSLDSASGKKRAAGKLKPSLSKARDAQISRKRNRLIMKTIITNINKMRVKKKDKVLTEFLSGQSQSYNSDVVQKDNEGDADCSVSDETHTLSSLVTSFGGKFGPQINISKRGTVYIGKRRGRKPKTQRETSGQDSEQVLGQKSQQVLAESSDQLNSWSTSDDHSHSFDGQSGLCSSPFKNLVSPLPTMSPSFRRKVHLGSHEYNQRSAPKVTSTQRVKAVHEEKSKLPSSSQSSPCPSTTSQLGSVRTDDHRTTHFGQSGLMEQERLKYKCHRKGHNCFSHDKIRRHKHKCKKKYLQLRAKRQDPAFLAEIEELVVRLSEIRIVHHISSRGCGDEANSGRKSGKGKAHPHVLQCLPQNLHHPAMFQINFSGYYSPQSDFSRDSLHYVGLADFKRNNGCPSQPSEHIVTHCPVVHKLGFPLSGGGCYHSPYKMPLSTTSFGFGLYRGYPPSATIYPSSPFLPSYVHPYSKNPILSPSKFHKRKHKFLRSDSLLCGGKPQGNYTNVTSHSPDWFSRNSWQREDIREQARDKRFVDDRLRERDGKEGLLGQSKPRKDHFRRGPASNPPCSSSTPSKQADKHKTSPLSYIGLAHMRPVSKVRWAEHQQPWRWRESTQVEPRNRVLNQEAGSGYQEDDDEGDEDLPSPPLADRAIHHHSFLRNPNLASSAYGHMTAQKSVGEVQSASRNLMRPGGSLMKDCSAGGIRTSESFQPGGSLFSEHYPHASPSLNEGQERGGKEKRPNISRTHFQTNDIRPFSSCSATKVSFSNLNKTKNTTPNRSKLKHVKKPLKKKNPKGQEVTGSEVKRRGRGRPRKNPVPCFSPPLPATPVHHETTECPAKRKKGDDYTELNATESMAQHEKRKRKKRRDESRSNDGQVDEGKDSALSQKPSQSHIDISSPSQEPSVSVNSQSEKRSDVATEKKYEWAGLYSDVYKSENLSSLSSPLHTDCLDYDPEEHEHGLLPAPIHVGKYLRLKRIDFQLPYDIYRLCAQEKRPKKSRQTPRKTAPSNGSVDVMSRTQTEDGSCKHQKLGVTHDCVSDSLNSTRQNNTEEVGNEMSETDIDSNLPDQPDPPKQQEKGSDAENIPSPLLMMPLSCEERSFVLDHGVFLVRNYEKMRDRQALLLREEVTEREEENKEDRGSSQEGDQRGDLEDTITKSDQRLTHPSPQSENRERDEDGRSVQSRSLTQTLQGIYDIIVSHKGSSGQTLAAPLLNLCSRKRSDSAPVDLSTLQRQLLSGHYESLDTFHSDMLKVFHCAEKYYGCESPVGRNVRQLREVYHSAHQEALIQIGSFL from the exons ATGGATAAGAAAAAGCAAAAGACAACAGAGGACAGGAAGAAGATGAGAAAACCCAAAGAGGCTGAACCAGAAGCATCCTCAAAGAGTGTTACCAGTGACGTTAAGCAGCAGCAGACTAGTCTGGGGGAGTTAACAGATACAAGGTCCGACCAGTCAGATGGAAATTTAAGAATGAAAATAGCGGTTGGAGCGAAACGGACAAAGAAGCCCCCAAAGAGCCTTGAGAACTTCATATGCAGGCCCACAATCAGAATCTCTCAGAGGCTTGCACATGGAGATGGACATAGTTCATGTGGAGGTGAAGTCTCCAGTCCTGATATCAGAGTGGGCAAGCAGTCTCATCGTGAGATTCAGAAAAAAGATAGGAACGATTGCATTTCTCCAAAAGCATCTACAAGGCAGAGTGTCCCACTTCCCACATCATCCAAAAAAGCTGACTCTAAATCAGTCATTACAGCTTCTAAAAAG GCTCCATCAAAACACATGAGGAAGACTGACTCAAAGTCATTATTGACATCAGATGGACCTTCGTATGCAGTTCAGCCACAGACAGATAGCAAAGTACCACTTTCAGATAAGATAACCTCCTCTACATTGCTGAAGCAGACATATTCACCTCCAGCTGCCCCTTCTCCGCCTTCCTCTTTACCACAGAACTCCAGTCTACAAGACAGCGCCCAAGTTTTAAATGCTCAAAAAGAGAAGGGTGAAAATCTCCCAACTGGAGAAGCAATGATCTCCTCCCTCACTTCACATGGTTCAAATGATACTTCTTCCAGTATTGAAAATGACAGTGAAAGCACGTCATATCCAATATCATGTAGTGAGAATTTAGGAAAGCGAAGTCCCTGCCCTCCAAAAAAGAGTAGAATCAAGGAAAGTAATGTTGACAAGGTTTTAAATGCAGCAGATGGAGAAGAAGATGGAGACCCTTCATGTTACAAAAACACGAGTAACACCAACAGTAGGAGTAAGGAAAATGGTTTATTGCATCAGCAAAGTCCCTCTGTCAAGACACCATTGCTCCTTACTGCTTCAGATAAATCTGCTGAATCAGCAACTCCTGAGAACAGCACTTGTATGCCAGAGTTACTGGAGAGCAGAGGAAGTAATAAGTATAATGAAAGTGAAGTCATAGTTGACTCCAGAGAGATGGAACCTTCCCAAGCTGTCGCTGTCCAGCCAAAAGATGGCAGCAGGGTGGGGCAAATCATTGACAAGAATAAGAAAAGAGCCAGGCTTAGTTCAAACCAAGACGAAGATGTGCAGTGTTCCTCTCAACCCCCTGGGTGTGCAGATTCTCAGTTTAACAGTTGCGTTCCAAGTGATGAGCCACCTTTACATCCAAAACAAAACCTCATGTCACAGAAGAAACAAAAAGCTGTTCAAGTGACAAAGATGGAAAATCCAGACGAGAAAATGGATCTGGCTGCCTGTAAAAAGATACCACAAAAATCAAACCTTAAAAGAATTCCTTCCATTAAGTCATCAAAGGTGTTGTCATTGCAATCAAGACAAGCTGGACAACTTCCTAAATCTAATAAACTACAAAATGTATCACCTAGATCAGAAACCTTTTCCTCTGAGCCCCCTCCCAAGAAAAGGGGCCGTCCAAAGATGACCAAGTTGGGGGAGATTCCTCAGGAAAGTAAGTCTCAAAAGTCCTCTACTAAATTCCCCATACTTGAAGATGCAGATATCCCTGATCCAGAGAATGGCCTGAATCTTCCAAAGCCAACCCCCAAAACACTAGGTCATCCCAAATGTCTCTCTTTTGTCCAAAAAAAGAGATGTAAATCACTCGACTCAGCATCTGGGAAGAAGCGTGCTGCAGGAAAACTCAAACCCTCTTTGTCTAAAGCTAGAGATGCTCAAATCAGCCGCAAACGAAATAGGCTGATAATGAAGACTATTATCACAAATATCAATAAGATGAGAGTGAAGAAGAAGGATAAAGTACTCACAGAGTTTCTTTCAGGGCAAAGCCAAAGTTACAATTCTGATGTTGTTCAGAAAGACAATGAAGGTGATGCAGATTGCTCGGTTTCAGATGAAACGCACACTTTATCCTCACTTGTTACCTCTTTTGGGGGAAAATTTGGTCCACAAATAAATATCAGCAAACGTGGTACTGTCTACATAGGAAAAAGGAGAGGTCGTAAACCTAAAACTCAAAGAGAAACTTCTGGCCAAGACTCTGAACAAGTTCTAGGTCAAAAGTCTCAGCAAGTCTTGGCAGAATCTTCTGATCAGTTGAACTCTTGGTCCACCTCTGATGATCATAGCCATTCATTTGATGGCCAGTCTGGTTTGTGCAGCTCTCCTTTTAAGAATCTTGTGTCCCCTTTACCCACTATGTCCCCCTCTTTTCGAAGAAAGGTTCATCTTGGCAGCCATGAATATAATCAACGTTCTGCTCCAAAGGTAACCAGTACCCAAAGGGTAAAAGCAGTGCACGAAGAGAAATCAAAACTTCCTTCCTCCTCGCAGTCTTCACCATGCCCTTCAACCACATCCCAGTTAGGCTCTGTAAGGACTGATGACCACAGAACTACACACTTTGGACAATCAGGATTAATGGAGCAAGAAAGACTCAAATACAAGTGCCATAGAAAAGGTCATAATTGCTTTAGCCATGATAAGATTAGGAGACATAAACACAAATGTAAGAAAAAGTATCTTCAACTCAGGGCCAAAAGGCAAGACCCGGCCTTTCTGGCAGAGATTGAGGAATTAGTGGTCAGACTTAGTGAGATTCGTATTGTGCATCATATCTCATCACGAGGGTGTGGGGATGAAGCAAATTCTGGAAGGAAGAGTGGGAAAGGAAAAGCTCATCCTCACGTTCTTCAGTGTCTACCACAAAACCTTCATCATCCAGCTATGTTTCAAATCAACTTCAGTGGTTACTACTCACCTCAGTCAGACTTTTCTCGTGACTCTCTGCATTATGTTGGACTGGCAGATTTTAAGAGGAACAATGGGTGTCCCTCACAACCAAGTGAACATATTGTCACACATTGCCCAGTAGTGCACAAACTTGGCTTCCCACTGTCGGGAGGTGGTTGTTACCACTCGCCATACAAAATGCCACTTTCTACCACTTCATTTGGTTTTGGACTTTATAGAGGATACCCTCCATCTGCAACTATATACCCTTCGTCACCCTTTTTACCTTCTTATGTGCACCCCTACTCGAAAAATCCCATTTTAAGCCCATCAAAGTTCCATAAAAGGAAGCACAAGTTTCTGAGAAGTGACTCTCTACTTTGTGGCGGAAAGCCACAGGGGAACTACACTAATGTAACATCTCATTCCCCTGACTGGTTCAGTAGAAATAGTTGGCAACGAGAAGACATCAGAGAGCAGGCTAGAGATAAAAGGTTTGTGGATGATAGACTTAGAGAAAGAGATGGAAAAGAGGGTTTACTAGGACAAAGTAAGCCCAGAAAAGACCATTTCAGAAGGGGTCCGGCCTCAAATCCCCCCTGCTCTTCCTCAACACCCTCAAAACAAGCAGACAAACATAAAACCTCACCACTTTCATATATAGGACTTGCACATATGAGACCGGTATCAAAAGTAAGGTGGGCAGAGCATCAGCAACCATGGAGGTGGAGAGAGAGCACACAGGTAGAGCCGAGGAACAGGGTTTTAAACCAAGAAGCTGGTTCAGGGTACCAGGAGGACGATGATGAAGGGGATGAAGACCTGCCATCACCTCCCCTAGCAGACAGAGCCATCCACCATCACAGTTTCCTGAGGAACCCCAACCTTGCTAGTAGTGCGTACGGTCACATGACAGCTCAAAAAAGTGTTGGTGAAGTTCAGTCTGCTTCAAGGAACTTAATGAGACCTGGAGGCTCCTTGATGAAGGATTGCTCAGCTGGAGGCATAAGAACATCAG agagTTTCCAGCCTGGTGGTTCACTCTTCTCTGAGCACTATCCGCATGCCAGTCCCTCTCTCAATGAAGGACAagagagaggaggaaaagagAAAAGACCCAACATCAGCAGAACACACTTTCAGACCAACGATATCAGGCCTTTTTCCTCTTGTTCTGCCACCAAAGTCAgtttttctaatttaaataaaaccaaaaatacaaCGCCAAACAGGAGTAAACTGAAACATGTCAAAAAGCCTCTCAAGAAAAAGAATCCCAAAGGTCAAGAGGTCACAGGAAGTGAGGTGAAGAGGAGAGGACGAGGTCGACCAAGGAAAAACCCTGTACCGTGCTTTTCTCCACCTTTACCTGCCACACCTGTACATCATGAAACCACAGAGTGTCCTGCGAAACGCAAAAAAGGAGATGACTATACAGAACTCAATGCGACTGAGTCCATGGCTCAACAtgagaaaaggaaaagaaagaaaagaagagatgAATCAAGGAGCAATGATGGGCAGGTAGATGAAGGAAAAGACTCCGCTCTGAGCCAAAAGCCCTCACAATCGCACATCGACATATCCTCACCTTCCCAGGAGCCATCAGTGTCtgtaaacagccaatcagagaagAGGTCTGACGTGGCAACTGAAAAGAAATATGAGTGGGCGGGACTTTACTCGGATGTGTATAAAAGCGAGAA CCTCTCGAGTCTGTCCTCTCCACTACACACAGACTGCCTTGACTATGATCCTGAAGAACATGAGCATGGTCTACTTCCTGCACCAATACACGTAG gaaaGTATCTGAGGCTGAAACGGATCGACTTTCAGTTGCCCTATGACATATATCGACTCTGTGCTCAGGAAAAG CGTCCTAAAAAGTCACGACAGACCCCTCGCAAGACGGCCCCATCCA ATGGATCTGTTGATGTAATGTCTCGCACTCAGACCGAAGACGGTTCCTGTAAACATCAGAAGCTCGGTGTGACTCACGACTGTGTTTCTGACAGCCTTAAtag CACTAGACAGAACAACACAGAAGAGGTTGGAAATGAAATGAGTGAAACAGACATTGATAGTAATCTTCCCGATCAACCTGACCCTCCCAAACAGCAG GAGAAAGgcagtgatgctgaaaatatccCCTCCCCTCTCCTGATGATGCCCTTGTCTTGTGAGGAGAG GAGCTTCGTCTTAGACCATGGCGTTTTTCTGGTGAGAAACTATGAGAAAATGCGAGACAGACAGGCATTGCTCCTGAGGGAGGAGGTGACAGAGCGAGAGGAAGAAAACAAAGAAGATAGAGGGAGCAGCCAGGAGGGGGATCAGAGAGGGGATCTTGAAGACACCATCACTAAGTCAG